From one Streptomyces sp. 846.5 genomic stretch:
- the folP gene encoding dihydropteroate synthase, translating to MTYIMGVLNISPDSFSTTRPFRDHDEAVEHGLALARAGADIIDIGGESTRPGATPVPPRTERERILPVVRALAAHGVQVCVDTLHASTAAAAVRSGATLINDVSGGLADPAMAATVARTQARYVIGHWRGNPRTMNTLARYQDPVGEVIVELQHRIAAARRAGVDADRLVVDPGLGFAKEPEHNWALLSHLPRLRSLGLPVMVGASRKRFLGELLAADEPVHRRDLPTAVISVLAAQHGAWAVRVHDVAGSRTALDTLRAWQTGGPVPRPAEAVAAR from the coding sequence ATGACCTACATCATGGGCGTCCTCAACATCAGCCCCGACTCCTTCAGCACCACCCGCCCCTTCCGCGACCACGACGAAGCCGTCGAGCACGGCCTTGCACTGGCCCGGGCGGGCGCGGACATCATCGACATCGGCGGCGAGTCCACCCGCCCGGGGGCCACCCCCGTGCCGCCCCGGACGGAACGCGAACGCATCCTGCCGGTGGTCCGGGCCCTCGCGGCGCACGGGGTGCAGGTCTGCGTGGACACCCTGCACGCGAGCACCGCGGCGGCAGCCGTCCGCAGCGGCGCCACACTGATCAACGACGTCTCCGGGGGGCTGGCCGACCCCGCCATGGCCGCCACCGTCGCCCGCACCCAGGCGCGGTATGTGATCGGGCACTGGCGCGGCAATCCGCGCACCATGAACACGCTGGCCCGCTACCAGGACCCGGTCGGCGAGGTCATCGTCGAACTGCAGCACCGCATCGCCGCCGCACGCCGCGCCGGCGTCGACGCCGACCGGCTGGTGGTGGACCCGGGCCTGGGCTTCGCCAAGGAACCCGAGCACAACTGGGCGCTCCTCTCCCACCTGCCCCGCCTGCGCAGCCTGGGCCTGCCGGTGATGGTCGGCGCCTCACGCAAACGCTTCCTCGGCGAACTCCTCGCGGCCGACGAGCCGGTACACCGGCGCGACCTGCCCACCGCGGTCATCAGCGTGCTCGCCGCCCAGCACGGCGCCTGGGCGGTGCGGGTCCACGACGTGGCCGGCAGCCGCACCGCCCTGGACACCCTGCGGGCCTGGCAGACCGGCGGTCCCGTACCCCGGCCCGCCGAAGCCGTCGCCGCACGCTGA
- a CDS encoding chorismate-binding protein gives MARFGTLLATGLADVTDDPAALDSSGFWAVVADFEGRLICARFREVRQVSRPAPRPGAWRGPGVTDWTSSLDQAAYLAGVRTIREHIAAGEVYQANLCRVLSARVSADADVDALAALLAVGNPAPYAGTVRLPRHGIEVATASPELFLRRSGPTVQSGPIKGTGRTEADLLDKDHAENVMIVDLVRNDLSQVCATGSITVPRLCAVEPHPGLVHLVSDVSGELRPDAGWPELLAATFPPASVTGAPKLSALRILAALEPVPRGPYCGGVGWVDADRRTGVLAVGIRTFWIDRAQSALRFGTGAGITWGSDPLGEWRETELKAARLLAVAAAGATWSPGAQSADSGGVLSDRQMPVPHHA, from the coding sequence ATGGCCCGTTTCGGCACGCTGCTCGCCACCGGCCTGGCCGATGTCACCGACGATCCCGCGGCGTTGGACTCCAGCGGGTTCTGGGCCGTTGTCGCCGACTTCGAAGGCCGCCTGATCTGCGCGCGCTTCCGCGAAGTGCGGCAGGTGAGCAGGCCGGCGCCCCGCCCGGGGGCCTGGCGCGGGCCCGGTGTGACGGACTGGACGTCGTCCCTGGACCAGGCGGCCTACCTGGCCGGAGTGCGCACCATTCGCGAGCACATCGCGGCCGGCGAGGTCTACCAGGCCAACCTGTGCCGGGTCCTGTCGGCCCGGGTGAGCGCGGACGCGGACGTCGACGCCCTGGCGGCACTGCTGGCCGTCGGCAACCCCGCCCCCTACGCGGGAACGGTCCGCCTGCCCCGGCACGGCATCGAAGTCGCCACCGCCTCACCCGAGTTGTTCCTGCGCCGGAGCGGACCGACGGTGCAGTCGGGACCGATCAAGGGCACCGGCCGCACCGAGGCTGACCTGCTCGACAAGGACCACGCCGAGAACGTCATGATCGTGGACCTGGTCCGCAACGACCTCAGCCAGGTCTGCGCCACCGGCAGCATCACCGTGCCCCGCCTGTGCGCCGTCGAACCGCACCCCGGCCTGGTGCACCTGGTCTCCGACGTGTCCGGCGAACTGCGCCCCGACGCGGGCTGGCCCGAGCTGCTGGCCGCGACCTTCCCGCCGGCCTCGGTGACCGGCGCGCCCAAGCTCAGCGCGCTCCGGATCCTGGCCGCCCTGGAGCCCGTCCCACGTGGCCCCTACTGCGGGGGCGTCGGCTGGGTCGACGCCGACCGGCGCACGGGAGTCCTGGCCGTGGGCATTCGCACCTTCTGGATCGACCGCGCGCAGTCCGCCCTGCGGTTCGGCACCGGCGCCGGCATCACCTGGGGCTCCGACCCGCTGGGCGAGTGGCGGGAGACCGAACTCAAAGCGGCCCGGCTGCTCGCTGTTGCCGCAGCCGGCGCGACCTGGAGCCCGGGCGCACAATCGGCCGACTCTGGAGGGGTATTGAGTGATCGTCAAATGCCCGTGCCCCATCATGCCTGA
- a CDS encoding aminomethyltransferase family protein — protein MSMPSLQDGIDQAGSPVDLLWKPNAAPWTPEVVEREYAGWRQEQAAWHDGVAILNLSHHMFDLFIEGPDATRLLADHGANNFENFAIGQAKQYIPVTADGNIVTDGILAREAVDRYTLSGIPAAQHWVQYHAEKGGYDVTFVTDPSSAFRNGGGDPVLFRYQVQGPLALDLIARAFGGPLPETKFFHSAPVTLDGRDFRALRHGMAGQAGYEFIGPWEHAEAVHEALLKAGEPLGVVRVGALAYATPSVESGWIPSPVPGVYTDPALLEYRKQLPLFGIEGKRPLNGSLYSPDIEDYYVTPYELGYGKMVSFGHDFLGRDALLALRDSPRRTKVTLVFDGQDVRRVLGEDPGFVLSYARNRVESAKGLVGVTMQAATIDPAGALLALALVDGEHAAPGTEVSVVWGEHPGAGTDPEADLGFPRIRATVQPAPYNQHARTAYRSNS, from the coding sequence ATGTCCATGCCCAGCCTCCAGGACGGAATCGACCAGGCCGGATCGCCGGTGGACCTGCTGTGGAAGCCCAACGCGGCCCCGTGGACCCCGGAGGTCGTGGAGCGCGAGTACGCCGGCTGGCGCCAGGAGCAGGCCGCCTGGCACGACGGAGTGGCGATCCTCAACCTCTCCCACCACATGTTCGACCTGTTCATCGAGGGCCCCGACGCCACCCGGCTGCTCGCCGACCACGGCGCCAACAACTTCGAGAACTTCGCCATCGGCCAGGCCAAGCAGTACATCCCGGTGACCGCGGACGGCAACATCGTCACCGACGGCATCCTCGCCCGCGAAGCGGTGGACCGGTACACCCTCAGCGGCATCCCCGCCGCCCAGCACTGGGTCCAGTACCACGCCGAGAAGGGCGGCTACGACGTCACCTTCGTCACCGACCCCTCCAGCGCGTTCCGCAACGGCGGCGGGGACCCCGTCCTGTTCCGATACCAGGTCCAGGGCCCGCTCGCCCTCGACCTGATCGCGCGGGCGTTCGGCGGACCGCTGCCGGAGACCAAGTTCTTCCACTCGGCTCCCGTCACCCTGGACGGCCGGGACTTCCGCGCGCTGCGCCACGGCATGGCCGGCCAGGCCGGCTACGAGTTCATCGGACCCTGGGAGCACGCGGAGGCGGTCCACGAGGCCCTGCTCAAGGCCGGTGAGCCGCTGGGCGTCGTCCGGGTCGGTGCGCTGGCCTACGCCACGCCCAGCGTCGAGAGCGGCTGGATCCCCTCCCCGGTACCCGGCGTCTACACCGACCCGGCCCTGCTGGAGTACCGCAAGCAGCTGCCCCTGTTCGGCATCGAGGGCAAGCGGCCGCTCAACGGCAGCCTCTACTCGCCGGACATCGAGGACTACTACGTCACCCCGTACGAACTGGGCTACGGGAAGATGGTCTCCTTCGGACACGACTTCCTGGGCCGCGACGCCCTGCTGGCCCTCAGGGACAGCCCCCGGCGCACCAAGGTCACCCTGGTCTTCGACGGCCAGGACGTGCGCCGCGTCCTGGGGGAGGACCCCGGATTTGTCCTGAGCTACGCCCGCAACCGGGTCGAGAGCGCGAAGGGCCTGGTCGGGGTCACCATGCAGGCCGCGACCATCGACCCGGCGGGGGCGCTCCTGGCGCTGGCGCTGGTCGACGGCGAGCACGCGGCACCGGGGACGGAGGTCTCCGTGGTGTGGGGCGAGCACCCGGGCGCCGGTACCGACCCCGAGGCCGACCTCGGGTTCCCGCGCATCCGCGCCACGGTCCAGCCGGCTCCGTACAACCAGCACGCCCGCACCGCGTACCGCAGCAACAGCTGA